CGTGAATAAAAATGCTTACGGAGACGTACTGACGGGGATTAGTCAAGGTAACTTGCTTAATCTAGTTAAGTGTCAATGATGTAAGAATCACCCATCACAATCTTTGATTTGATGGTGTGAGTGTCAACACCTAAACCCTCGTTGAACCAACACAGAGCCAAAATCCCCCGACAAATTAACCACTATGCCGAGGGAAATGTTAACAGAAACTACATTCTTTCAATAATCTTTTGAACAATTTGTACCCCAGTAAAGGCTTGCCAACCAAAAATGACTAACATCAGCATATTTAAGCCTACATGGGATGCACGGGCAATGCTATTTCCTTTTTGCATATAGGGTACTAAGGAAGCAGAAGTAGTCACCATCGCCATCATACCTAAACCTGCGAGGAGATGAGGCCCAACAAATAATTTTCCGCTGTTAATATAGGTAACCGCCATACCGCCCACAGTACCCAAAACAATCAAAGCCATAAATAATGAACCAACATTGTGATGACGGTTTATAAAATTTCCTTTTATTAATTCTTTTCTTTCTTCTTTATCTGCCTGACGAAGACGCTTTACCTTAATTCCTAAGTAAAGCGCATAAATTGCTGTACCGAATAATACCCACATTAAAACGGGATGGGCAAACTGTGACCATACTTTAATTGATTCCATTTGTTTTCCTCAATTGATTTAAAAAACTAATTATAAAACTTAATATAAGTTAACATAAAAGTAGCAAATGCCGTAAATGCACAGAGTACCGAGATTATGTCACAATCAAAAGGAGATAGTTTAAGCTCAAAGTGAGAAAAAAGAATATGAATTCACCTATTCAAGCAGTACAAGCACCCTATCGAGGAGATGCTTCTTATCGTACTCCTCCCCCTGATTTACCTTCTCTATTATTGAAGGAAAGAATTGTTTATCTGGGGTTGCCCCTTGTGTCTCCTGATGAGTATAAGGATCAAATTGGTATTGATGTTACTGAATTAATTATTGCTCAATTGTTATTTTTACAATTTGATGATCCTGAAAAGCCTATTTATCTGTATATTAATTCTACGGGAACATCATGGTATGGTGGCGATTCCATTGGTTTTGAAACGGAGGCTTTTGCTATTTGTGACACCATCAATTATATTAAACCCCCTGTTCATACCATTTGTTTAGGTCAAGCCATGGGGACGGCGGCGATGATTTTGGCTTCGGGAACAAAAGGATGTCGGGCTAGTTTACCTAATGCGACTATTATCCTACATCAATCCCGTCAAGGGGCTCAAGGACAAGCCACGGATATTCAAATTAGAGCTAGAGAGGTTATTACTAATAAAAGGGTAATGATGAATATTTTGGCTGAAAAAACGGGGCAACCAGTGGAGAAAATAGAAAAAGATACTGATCGTATGTTCTATATGAACCCTCAACAGGCAAAAGAGTATGGTTTAATCGATCGCATCTTAGAAAGTAGTAAAGAGTTACCATCCCCTGCCCTCACTAGCATTTAATTAAGGGGCGATCGCACAGGTATCAATCATGCCCTTAAGTCCCACAAACACTAAAAATAAACTAAAATAACCATAAGAATAAGAGGAAAAAATATGCCCATTGGAGTACCTAGAGTTCCCTACCAAATGCCCGGACAACCCTACAGCGACTGGGTAAATATATACGATCGCCTTTATCGTGAACGTATTATTTTCCTTGGTAGAGGGGTAAACGACAGTTTAGCAAACCAAATTATCGCCGTTATGTTGTACCTCGACTCCGAAGACAACAACAAACCCATTTACCTCTACATCAACTCCCCCGGGGGTTCGGTAACCGCAGGTATGGCGATTTATGATACCATGCAACATATCAAATCAGAAGTTGTCACCATCTGTGTCGGTTTAGCAGCTTCCATGGGAGCATTTCTATTGGCCGCCGGTACTAAAGGCAAAAGACTAGCTTTGCCCCACTCCCGTATCATGATTCACCAACCCTTAGGAGGTATCCAAGGCCGCCGTCAAGCCACCGACATCGAAATCGAAGCTAAGGAAATTTTACGTATCAAAAACGACCTTAACCGCATTATGGCATTTCATACAGAACAACCTATCGAAAAAATAGAAAAAGATACCGATAGAGATTACTTTATGTCTGCCCAAGAAGCCAAAGAATATGGCTTAATCGATAAAGTCATTGAAGAAAGAAGTTAGTTAATAGTACATCTGTATATTGACAAAGCCAGAAACCATCGATTACACTGATAATCGTGTGGGGAGAAAATAAGAAAGAGAATCGAGACGAAACAAGGTAAGTCGCCGATTCTCTTTTTTTTGCAAAAAAAAAATCCCCCAAAACGAATTTGGAGGAAATACAATATACTAACTTTCCTTTAATTAGTGGTTTGAGAAGCAAACATTTCCTTTAACTTGCTCAACTCATCAGCCCAACGGGGATCTGGTTGTGCTGAATCCGCCACAGAAAAAGACTTAGAACCAGATTTAGAAGAACTTTTACGACCTTTTTTCCCTTTTTGACGTTTACTGGGTTTCTCAGTGGTTTTACTTCCTTCAGTGGTATTACCATCTTCGGCATTAGCATCAGCCCCTTCCTTCTCATTTTTGTTGCGGGGTAAAGCCTTTTCAATGAATAAAGTAAAATCATTACCTTCCTCATCTTTGAAAGGCTCACCATTATAAATCAAAGTTTGATCATTATATTTACTGATAAACTCCTCCGCCGCTTCATCCGTTGGCACGGTTACAAAACCAAATCCACGGCACTCATTTTTTTTACGCTCTTTGATTAGTTTAGTAGTGAAGGGAGGTTCAAACTCACTAAACATTTTTTCTAAAGTTTCTTTTTCTAATTCTGCTTTGGGTAATTTAACGTAAAGACGTACAGACATTTTTATTTCCTCCAAATATTGAGTATTTACTAAAATTTTCTAACTATATAATTATCACCACAGAAAAAAACCCACCCAGACAACAAAAAAGTTAGTAGGCTAAACCTAGCCACTAACTGCTTCTTATCAACTTTCATTTTATGATCGGCGGTGTATGCCTTTACAACCATTTCTTATTTTGATACCAACTTTAAATTGAAGAATTTTAAGGAAGTTTTGAATTTGAGGAAGTGTTTTCTGAGGTTTTGACTATTTTTTGCTAATTTAAAATCACCACTACAACTACAATAGTACCAGATTGGTAACAAAATGTTAAATCAATATAAAAATAAAGTAACTTAATTTCAATTTAAAATTATTGATTGACTGTGGAAACAGAGAATAGGGAATAATATTCTTAATTTGGGGAATAGGCATTGATATTTTCATGGAAATAGCCGCCGTATTTTAACCCATAATTCAGGGCGACTTTTAAATAAATGATATAAATAAAAACCGATAATAACCGCAAGACAAATATTGCTTAAACTAATATAAGTTCCAACAATTTGAGTAGTAGTCCATCCTGCATAATCGTTTAAAATATTTAAGTCTCCCCCTGAATCGCCCCTACCTCCCCAGAGTGTACCCCAAGGAATATTATCTTTACCTACTTTGATATTGTGCCATTTGGTAAAACTACTAAAAAAGGTGATAGCCCCCACAGCAACCGCACCAAAACGCCAAAAATCCCAATAAAATTTTTCAGGTAAACGCCAATAAAAAGCGATAATTAAGAGGGTGCTAAGATAAAATTCTCCCCCAATGCCACTAAATGCCATGAGGGTTACATAATTGGTGTAGCTGACTATCCAAGTAAGGATAAATTGTAAAATTATTAAGATAATGGCGATAATCATGGTGGATTTTTTCTTTTCTTTCCACCCTGTGTAAAGGGTTAATCCCAGTAAAAAAAGGATACCGAAGTAAACAAAGTTTGATTTTTCGAGGGTGGT
This is a stretch of genomic DNA from Cyanobacterium stanieri LEGE 03274. It encodes these proteins:
- a CDS encoding RNA recognition motif domain-containing protein, with the protein product MSVRLYVKLPKAELEKETLEKMFSEFEPPFTTKLIKERKKNECRGFGFVTVPTDEAAEEFISKYNDQTLIYNGEPFKDEEGNDFTLFIEKALPRNKNEKEGADANAEDGNTTEGSKTTEKPSKRQKGKKGRKSSSKSGSKSFSVADSAQPDPRWADELSKLKEMFASQTTN
- a CDS encoding DUF4079 domain-containing protein is translated as MESIKVWSQFAHPVLMWVLFGTAIYALYLGIKVKRLRQADKEERKELIKGNFINRHHNVGSLFMALIVLGTVGGMAVTYINSGKLFVGPHLLAGLGMMAMVTTSASLVPYMQKGNSIARASHVGLNMLMLVIFGWQAFTGVQIVQKIIERM
- a CDS encoding ATP-dependent Clp protease proteolytic subunit → MPIGVPRVPYQMPGQPYSDWVNIYDRLYRERIIFLGRGVNDSLANQIIAVMLYLDSEDNNKPIYLYINSPGGSVTAGMAIYDTMQHIKSEVVTICVGLAASMGAFLLAAGTKGKRLALPHSRIMIHQPLGGIQGRRQATDIEIEAKEILRIKNDLNRIMAFHTEQPIEKIEKDTDRDYFMSAQEAKEYGLIDKVIEERS
- a CDS encoding ATP-dependent Clp protease proteolytic subunit, whose amino-acid sequence is MNSPIQAVQAPYRGDASYRTPPPDLPSLLLKERIVYLGLPLVSPDEYKDQIGIDVTELIIAQLLFLQFDDPEKPIYLYINSTGTSWYGGDSIGFETEAFAICDTINYIKPPVHTICLGQAMGTAAMILASGTKGCRASLPNATIILHQSRQGAQGQATDIQIRAREVITNKRVMMNILAEKTGQPVEKIEKDTDRMFYMNPQQAKEYGLIDRILESSKELPSPALTSI